The following proteins come from a genomic window of Clostridium cylindrosporum DSM 605:
- a CDS encoding DUF1653 domain-containing protein, translated as MEINNVNIVDYIGKTFKHFKGDLYLLIDIAIHSETDEEMVVYKALYGDCRTYVRPLSMFISKVDKSKYPNSSQEYRFQPYSLKSVK; from the coding sequence TTGGAAATTAATAATGTAAATATAGTAGATTATATAGGAAAAACATTTAAACACTTTAAAGGAGACTTATATTTATTAATAGATATAGCTATTCATTCAGAAACAGATGAAGAAATGGTTGTTTACAAGGCTCTTTATGGAGATTGTAGGACTTATGTAAGGCCTTTAAGTATGTTTATAAGTAAAGTGGATAAAAGTAAGTATCCTAATTCATCACAAGAATATAGATTTCAACCATACAGCCTTAAAAGTGTTAAATAG
- a CDS encoding PBECR2 nuclease fold domain-containing protein, translating into MSKNLNSYYWVGKISSNMGRIVNFNYTGVVYMSSGVMRHILKKHRSQLSKKNLHDPIGCIKRVIKNPDYIGTHPDKQGTSMEFVKCIHDNHILVAVDVDKEDGYIYISSMYPITDAKLESRICSGRFKKAIIR; encoded by the coding sequence ATGAGTAAGAATCTTAATTCATATTATTGGGTAGGAAAGATATCATCTAATATGGGTAGAATAGTTAACTTTAATTACACCGGTGTAGTATATATGAGCTCAGGGGTTATGAGACATATCTTAAAAAAGCATAGGAGTCAGTTAAGTAAGAAAAATCTTCATGATCCTATAGGTTGCATTAAAAGAGTTATAAAAAACCCTGACTATATAGGAACTCATCCGGATAAACAAGGTACTAGTATGGAGTTTGTTAAGTGTATACATGATAATCATATTTTAGTTGCAGTAGATGTTGATAAGGAAGATGGATATATATATATATCTTCTATGTATCCTATTACAGATGCAAAGTTAGAAAGTAGAATATGTAGTGGAAGGTTTAAAAAAGCAATTATACGTTAA
- a CDS encoding lipoate--protein ligase: protein MLYIYNNSTDPYFNLAAEEYVLKNFTEDCFILWRNSTAVIIGKNQNALAEINLDYVKENNIHVVRRLSGGGAVFHDLGNVNFTFITNDTDDFVNFSKFTSPIIGVLNDKLDIKAELSGRNDLTINDQKFSGNAQYNYKNRVLHHGTLLFASSITNISDSLKVKPSKFEGKGVKSVKSRVTNISSHLKSPITIEDFISLTMDYVKNNNSSEGKIYEFTKEDISSIIKLRDEKYSTWEWNFGTSPKYNFINEKRFKGGTVELHFNVEKGIIKNCKIYGDFFSKKDVKDVEDALIGVKHNYDSIHESLKTLDIGKYFSNITIEDIMEIAL, encoded by the coding sequence ATGCTATATATTTATAATAACTCAACTGATCCATACTTTAACCTTGCAGCTGAGGAATATGTACTTAAAAATTTCACTGAGGATTGCTTTATACTTTGGAGAAACTCTACAGCAGTAATAATAGGTAAAAATCAAAATGCCTTAGCTGAAATAAACTTAGATTATGTAAAGGAAAATAATATACATGTTGTAAGAAGACTTTCTGGAGGTGGTGCTGTTTTCCACGATCTTGGAAATGTAAACTTTACATTTATAACAAATGATACAGATGATTTTGTAAACTTCTCAAAATTCACATCTCCTATAATAGGTGTTTTAAATGATAAACTTGATATTAAAGCAGAACTTTCAGGAAGAAATGACCTTACTATAAATGATCAAAAGTTTTCAGGAAATGCACAGTATAATTACAAAAACCGTGTTCTCCATCATGGAACACTTCTATTTGCTTCAAGTATAACGAATATATCAGACTCTCTAAAGGTTAAACCATCAAAATTTGAAGGAAAAGGAGTAAAGTCAGTAAAAAGTAGAGTTACAAATATAAGCTCACATCTAAAATCTCCTATAACAATAGAAGATTTTATTTCCCTTACAATGGATTATGTTAAAAATAATAATTCATCAGAGGGAAAGATTTATGAATTTACTAAAGAAGATATTTCTTCCATAATCAAGCTTCGTGATGAAAAATATTCTACTTGGGAATGGAATTTCGGAACTTCTCCAAAATACAACTTTATCAATGAAAAAAGATTTAAAGGTGGAACTGTTGAACTTCACTTTAATGTAGAAAAAGGTATAATAAAAAATTGTAAAATATATGGTGATTTCTTTAGTAAAAAAGATGTTAAAGATGTTGAAGATGCTCTAATTGGTGTAAAACATAATTATGATAGTATTCATGAATCACTTAAAACACTTGATATAGGAAAATACTTCTCAAACATAACAATTGAAGATATTATGGAAATTGCTCTTTAA
- a CDS encoding (2Fe-2S)-binding protein, translating to MGDELREEVLDKLTKVCVCTGTSRRTIKEAVKKGALTFQDIKAKTGAGSGSCCGRKCREKIEQIISSLN from the coding sequence ATGGGAGACGAATTAAGAGAAGAGGTTCTTGATAAATTAACTAAAGTATGTGTATGTACAGGCACATCACGTAGAACAATTAAAGAAGCAGTTAAAAAAGGTGCTTTAACTTTTCAAGATATAAAAGCTAAAACAGGAGCAGGATCGGGAAGTTGCTGCGGTAGAAAATGTAGAGAGAAGATTGAACAAATAATAAGCTCTTTAAATTAA
- a CDS encoding 3'-5' exonuclease, translating to MRALYQEGSRYTCIDNVKGLAEVDVNFEKYEGFTDTFVAIDIETTGLKYDENKIIQLSGIKYKDGKEIARFDEYINPKVYIPRFITEINGITNEMVKTMPTIDEVIPKFVEFLEDFIIVAHNSKFDMKFILFNLHMYNVLNSNAINLNNKVVDTLLLSRRYLNGIVENNKLITLKKHFNIVTEKEHCGIDDAYSCAELYLRISEIVNKI from the coding sequence ATGCGAGCGTTATATCAGGAGGGTTCAAGATATACCTGTATAGATAATGTAAAAGGATTAGCAGAAGTTGATGTGAATTTTGAGAAGTATGAAGGTTTTACTGATACTTTTGTAGCTATAGACATAGAAACAACAGGATTAAAGTATGACGAAAATAAAATAATACAGTTATCAGGAATAAAATATAAAGATGGAAAAGAAATTGCAAGGTTTGATGAATATATAAATCCTAAGGTTTACATTCCTAGATTTATAACTGAAATAAATGGAATAACAAATGAAATGGTGAAGACGATGCCTACAATTGATGAGGTTATTCCTAAATTTGTTGAATTTTTAGAAGACTTTATAATAGTGGCTCATAATTCCAAGTTTGATATGAAGTTTATTCTATTTAATCTTCATATGTACAATGTTCTTAATTCTAATGCCATTAATTTGAATAATAAGGTGGTTGATACACTTTTGCTTTCAAGAAGGTATTTAAATGGTATAGTTGAGAATAACAAACTGATTACTTTAAAAAAACATTTTAATATTGTAACAGAAAAAGAGCATTGTGGTATAGATGATGCATATTCCTGTGCTGAGTTATATCTTAGAATTAGTGAAATTGTTAATAAAATTTAG
- a CDS encoding arsenate reductase family protein, giving the protein MKGLFIEYPKCSTCKKAKTWLVENNVQFEERHIVDNNPSKEELSEWIEKSNFPIKKFFNTSGILYREMNLKDKINDATKEELISILSENGMLVKRPIFLFKDKVLVGFKEAEYEELIK; this is encoded by the coding sequence ATGAAAGGTTTGTTTATTGAATATCCAAAATGCTCAACTTGTAAAAAGGCTAAAACATGGTTAGTTGAAAATAATGTACAGTTTGAAGAAAGACATATTGTAGATAATAATCCATCTAAGGAAGAGTTATCAGAATGGATAGAGAAAAGTAATTTTCCAATTAAGAAGTTTTTTAATACAAGTGGAATACTTTATCGAGAAATGAATCTAAAAGATAAAATAAATGATGCTACAAAAGAAGAATTAATAAGTATTCTTTCAGAAAATGGGATGCTTGTAAAAAGACCTATATTTTTATTTAAGGATAAGGTTTTAGTAGGTTTTAAGGAAGCAGAATATGAAGAGTTGATTAAGTAA
- a CDS encoding GNAT family N-acetyltransferase, whose amino-acid sequence MLFEGKDFFVDITDVDDLIEITKVYNSNKNFLVNHMDKEVITYDWLLEDVKGMKNAGFSPCKIVDKCTGKIFGLIEFKISNETYLSLLMLHCDYLNQGLGSLIFHEFEKYIRTTKSTAIRIDVVTSYDRNVLNFWRKNGFSKLKDIELSWGQKTLSAALMKKGII is encoded by the coding sequence ATGCTTTTTGAAGGAAAAGATTTTTTTGTTGATATTACTGATGTTGATGATTTAATTGAAATCACTAAAGTATATAACTCAAACAAAAATTTCTTGGTAAACCATATGGATAAAGAAGTTATTACATATGACTGGTTACTTGAAGATGTAAAGGGAATGAAAAATGCTGGATTTTCACCTTGTAAAATAGTAGATAAATGTACAGGTAAAATCTTTGGCCTCATAGAGTTTAAAATATCTAATGAAACATATCTATCTCTTTTAATGTTACATTGCGATTATTTAAATCAGGGATTAGGCAGTCTCATTTTCCATGAATTTGAAAAATATATAAGGACAACAAAAAGTACCGCTATAAGAATTGATGTTGTTACAAGTTATGATAGAAATGTTTTGAACTTTTGGAGAAAAAATGGGTTTTCAAAGCTTAAAGATATTGAGCTAAGCTGGGGACAAAAAACTTTATCCGCTGCTCTTATGAAAAAGGGCATAATATAA
- a CDS encoding D-alanyl-D-alanine carboxypeptidase family protein, with protein MSGRLKKPYLFLCVVVITLFYIISPVAVVHASIDLKDYNTKAAVLIDATTGKVLYENNKDGILGQASVTKLMTYYVIRDYLKKTNTPLSKKITVDADFSIVPEDGTQLRLKKGDVLTIKDLLESLLIMSANDSAIQLEKVVEHSTGQNFLNLMNSKVKELGLNRTNYINTSGLTQESKGKKVYNTTTAYETAVLAKKIIDEYPDTLKITSKRSYTYKNITYPNTNKLLPIVKSVDGLKTGHTTEAGYCLASTEGISGTSNNNKPFRLIAVTLGSNSDTDRTNVNKKLLKYGEVNFENRKVISKKQGFNIKSKYHKGGIIPSSVGDDIYYLLKKNSKVETKATLIKGLKGNIKKGEVVGSLSIKIDGSTVEEDLISTSDIKKVGILKRIGLFFEDLF; from the coding sequence GTGAGTGGGAGACTAAAGAAACCATATTTATTTCTATGTGTTGTAGTAATAACACTATTTTACATAATATCCCCAGTAGCAGTAGTTCATGCAAGTATTGATCTAAAGGATTATAATACTAAGGCGGCAGTTTTAATTGATGCCACTACAGGAAAAGTTTTGTATGAAAATAACAAGGATGGGATTCTAGGGCAAGCTTCAGTAACTAAACTTATGACATATTATGTTATAAGGGATTACTTAAAGAAAACTAATACTCCTTTATCTAAAAAAATAACAGTAGATGCTGATTTTAGTATAGTGCCTGAGGATGGGACTCAACTTAGACTGAAAAAAGGAGATGTTTTAACTATTAAGGATTTATTAGAATCACTTCTAATTATGTCTGCTAATGACAGTGCAATTCAATTAGAAAAAGTAGTAGAACACTCTACAGGTCAAAATTTTTTAAACTTAATGAATTCTAAGGTTAAAGAATTAGGATTAAATAGAACAAATTACATAAACACAAGTGGATTAACCCAGGAGTCTAAGGGTAAAAAAGTTTATAACACTACAACTGCTTATGAAACTGCTGTTTTAGCTAAAAAGATAATTGATGAATATCCAGATACATTAAAAATAACATCTAAAAGAAGCTATACTTATAAAAACATCACATATCCTAATACTAATAAGTTATTACCAATTGTAAAATCTGTAGATGGTCTAAAAACAGGGCATACAACTGAGGCAGGATATTGCTTAGCTTCTACAGAGGGGATATCAGGGACATCTAATAATAATAAACCCTTTAGGTTAATTGCAGTAACTTTAGGTTCGAATTCTGATACTGATAGAACAAATGTAAATAAAAAATTATTAAAGTATGGAGAAGTTAACTTTGAAAATAGGAAAGTAATAAGTAAAAAACAAGGTTTTAATATAAAAAGTAAGTATCATAAAGGTGGAATAATACCTTCAAGTGTAGGAGATGATATTTATTATCTTCTTAAGAAAAATAGTAAAGTAGAGACAAAGGCAACTCTTATAAAGGGTTTAAAAGGTAATATAAAAAAAGGAGAGGTTGTTGGAAGTCTAAGTATAAAAATAGACGGTTCAACTGTTGAAGAAGATTTAATTTCAACTTCTGATATTAAAAAGGTTGGTATACTAAAAAGAATTGGATTATTCTTTGAAGATTTATTTTAA
- a CDS encoding SulP family inorganic anion transporter has product MKPKLLTMFERKEITKKSITKDFISGVIVAIIALPLSVALAISSGVSPEKGLITAIIAGLFISLLGGSRVQIGGPTGAFVVIVYGIVKTHGLNGLIIATIMAGIIMIGLGLFKFGSVIKFVPYPITVGFTAGIAITLLSTQVKDFLGLDIKDVPSEFIPKWQVYFESMNSINITALLVGLIAIFIMIFWPRINRTIPGSLVALIFTTILVQVFNLQVATIGSSFESISSSIPMPTFPNIDIAQIKVLIGPAITIAILASIESLLSAVVADGMIGGKHDSNMELIAQGVGNIFSGIFGGIPATGAIARTAANIKNGGRSPISGIVHAITLLLIMLIFMPLAKLIPMTTLAAILIIVSYNMGEWRTFASLLKAPKSDTAVLLITFSLTVIFDLVVAIEVGMVLVAFLFMKSMADTTKIECVKDDKESNELNNEVIRKDENTSKDKVLIYEIHGPFFFGVVQKFLEVMKEVTPDYDVLILDLINTTAMDSTAIDALERVYQMCKNKGVKIKLINVQEQPRKVLRQMGFMELVGEESIVYHKEKNINSTL; this is encoded by the coding sequence ATGAAACCAAAATTATTAACTATGTTTGAAAGGAAGGAGATAACAAAGAAAAGCATAACAAAGGATTTTATATCAGGAGTAATTGTTGCAATAATTGCCTTGCCTCTATCGGTAGCACTTGCGATATCATCTGGAGTTTCTCCGGAAAAGGGACTTATTACAGCAATTATAGCAGGACTATTTATATCTCTACTCGGGGGTAGTAGGGTACAAATCGGAGGTCCTACAGGAGCATTTGTTGTTATTGTATATGGAATTGTTAAAACACATGGATTAAATGGACTTATCATTGCCACTATTATGGCAGGTATAATCATGATAGGTTTAGGACTGTTCAAGTTTGGCAGTGTTATAAAATTTGTACCATATCCAATAACTGTAGGTTTTACAGCTGGAATAGCTATAACACTTTTATCGACACAGGTAAAAGACTTTTTAGGCCTTGATATTAAGGATGTTCCATCTGAATTTATTCCAAAGTGGCAAGTATATTTTGAAAGTATGAATTCAATAAATATAACTGCTCTTTTAGTTGGATTAATTGCAATCTTTATAATGATTTTTTGGCCTAGGATTAACAGAACAATTCCAGGTTCATTAGTCGCACTTATTTTTACAACTATCTTAGTACAGGTTTTTAACCTACAGGTTGCAACAATAGGAAGTAGTTTTGAAAGTATTTCATCCTCAATTCCTATGCCAACATTTCCTAATATAGATATTGCTCAGATTAAAGTTTTAATTGGACCTGCAATAACAATTGCAATACTTGCTTCTATTGAATCGCTATTATCTGCGGTTGTAGCAGATGGTATGATAGGCGGGAAGCATGATTCTAATATGGAACTTATAGCTCAGGGAGTTGGGAATATCTTCTCAGGTATTTTTGGTGGAATTCCTGCAACAGGAGCTATAGCTAGAACAGCAGCAAATATAAAAAATGGGGGAAGAAGCCCTATCTCAGGAATTGTACATGCTATAACATTGCTTTTAATAATGTTAATTTTTATGCCACTTGCAAAGTTAATACCAATGACGACTCTAGCAGCGATACTAATTATTGTTTCATATAATATGGGAGAGTGGAGAACATTTGCATCACTTTTAAAGGCACCAAAAAGTGATACTGCAGTTCTATTAATCACATTTTCATTAACAGTAATATTTGACTTAGTTGTTGCAATAGAAGTAGGAATGGTTCTTGTTGCCTTCTTATTTATGAAAAGTATGGCTGATACTACTAAAATAGAGTGTGTTAAAGATGATAAAGAAAGTAATGAATTAAATAATGAAGTTATTAGGAAAGATGAGAATACATCTAAAGATAAGGTTTTGATTTATGAAATACATGGACCATTTTTCTTTGGTGTTGTACAAAAGTTTCTAGAGGTTATGAAGGAAGTTACTCCTGATTATGACGTTTTAATTCTTGATTTAATAAATACTACTGCAATGGACTCAACAGCTATTGACGCTTTAGAGAGAGTGTACCAAATGTGCAAAAATAAGGGAGTAAAAATAAAACTTATAAATGTACAGGAGCAGCCTAGAAAGGTTCTTAGACAAATGGGATTTATGGAGCTTGTAGGGGAAGAGTCTATAGTATATCATAAAGAAAAAAATATTAATTCAACATTATAA
- the rbr gene encoding rubrerythrin: MLLGDSKTKENLMRAFAGESQARNRYDMAASVAKKEGFFIIEKAFIYTADQERAHAKLYYDKLKSFAGNNVNISEAGYPIDIYDQTLPLLKAASKNEYEEWGEVYKDFAKVANEEGFTDIATIFSQVAEIEKIHGDRFARFYEEIESGTLFRKSEDVQWMCTNCGHVHTGKEAPGVCSTCSHPRGYFLLFEHSLFE, from the coding sequence ATGCTTTTAGGAGATAGTAAAACAAAAGAAAATTTAATGCGTGCATTTGCAGGAGAAAGCCAGGCTAGAAATAGATATGATATGGCAGCTAGTGTTGCTAAAAAAGAAGGTTTTTTTATAATCGAAAAGGCATTTATTTATACTGCTGATCAAGAAAGAGCACACGCTAAGTTATATTATGATAAACTGAAAAGTTTTGCAGGAAATAACGTTAATATATCTGAAGCAGGATATCCAATAGATATATATGATCAGACTCTGCCTTTATTAAAGGCTGCATCTAAAAATGAATATGAAGAGTGGGGAGAAGTTTATAAAGATTTTGCAAAAGTTGCTAATGAAGAAGGATTTACTGATATAGCAACTATATTTTCTCAAGTTGCAGAAATAGAAAAGATACATGGGGATAGATTTGCAAGATTTTATGAGGAAATTGAATCAGGGACCCTATTTAGAAAGTCAGAGGATGTTCAATGGATGTGCACTAATTGTGGTCATGTTCATACAGGAAAAGAAGCACCAGGAGTTTGCTCTACATGCTCTCATCCAAGAGGATATTTTCTTTTATTCGAACACTCATTATTTGAATAA